A region of Solanum dulcamara chromosome 7, daSolDulc1.2, whole genome shotgun sequence DNA encodes the following proteins:
- the LOC129894658 gene encoding kinesin-like protein KIN-7M, chloroplastic, whose protein sequence is MPPKRSARIEAKNKRKMKEVTEEPSSAAASQQRLTMPVNFFPVQPHLQQLHQSTFSFNSQQKKQRPTEPDNLDKFITRPFTTFTALLTEEDVPAPLRRMYDHIDQVTKSHSGQVRNMLLDVYMRHYNSLSSIANNEAGKKLVEKEEELRQAKMKIMELEKKVNQLTYNGRKMQIKVRNLEMRCAVLDARLYAVAQSEKQQQQESVESSHVYPHVMEPVPPPSVGTCQACYKANTASIIWPCRHFCVCAPCAAIINTCPVCQTPKCTGS, encoded by the exons ATGCCTCCCAAACGAT CGGCTCGTATTGAAGCAAAGAATAAGAGGAAGATGAAAGAAGTGACGGAGGAACCTTCTTCTGCAGCAGCGTCGCAGCAGAGACTAACGATGCCCGTGAACTTTTTCCCCGTTCAG CCTCACCTCCAGCAATTACATCAGTCGACGTTCTCCTTCAACAGCCAGCAGAAGAAGCAGCGTCCCACCGAACCTGATAATCTGGACAAATTTATAACGAGGCCCTTCACTACTTTCACTGCCTTATTAACTGAAGAAGATGTCCCTGCTCCTCTCAGACGCATGTATGATCATATAGATCAGGTTACCAAATCACAC AGCGGTCAAGTGAGAAACATGTTGTTAGATGTTTATATGAGACACTATAATAGTCTTTCAAGCATCGCGAACAATGAAGCAGGGAAAAAATTGGTAGAGAAAGAGGAAGAATTAAGGCAGGCgaagatgaaaataatggaaTTGGAAAAGAAGGTAAACCAGTTAACTTACAATGGTCGAAAGATGCAAATCAAAGTTAGGAATCTCGAAATGAGGTGTGCAGTGCTGGACGCTCGGCTTTACGCAGTTGCTCAATCAGAGAAACAACAACAGCAGGAGTCCGTGGAGTCCTCTCATGTTTATCCTCATGTGATGGAGCCAGTGCCACCACCAAGTGTGGGCACCTGTCAAGCGTGCTACAAGGCAAACACCGCTTCTATTATATGGCCTTGTCGCCATTTTTGTGTCTGTGCACCATGTGCTGCTATTATCAATACTTGCCCTGTTTGTCAAACACCCAAGTGTACCGGCTCATGA